One window of the Saccopteryx bilineata isolate mSacBil1 chromosome 2, mSacBil1_pri_phased_curated, whole genome shotgun sequence genome contains the following:
- the IDNK gene encoding probable gluconokinase isoform X4, which produces MKMGKGIPLNDQDRIPWLCNLHDILLRDVASGQHVVLACSALKKVYRDILIRGEAGAPQKRDEPGEEGALAEVKLLVVYLAGSFEVISGRLRKRKGHFMPPELLQSQFDTLEPPSAPENFIQISVDKDLSEIIAAVMKTVK; this is translated from the exons gaCAGAATTCCATGGCTTTGCAACTTGCATGACATTTTACTAAG AGATGTAGCCTCTGGACAGCATGTGGTTCTAGCCTGCTCGGCTCTGAAGAAAGTGTACAGAGACATCTTAATACGAGGGGAAGCTGGTGCGCCTCAGAAGCGTGACGAGCCCGGGGAGGAAGGAGCACTGGCCGAGGTGAAGCTCCTTGTGGTCTATCTGGCTGGGTCATTTGAGGTCATCTCTGGACGCTTACGcaaaagaaaaggacatttcATGCCCCCTGAGTTACTGCAATCCCAGTTCGATACTTTAGAGCCCCCATCAGCTCCAGAAAATTTCATCCAAATCAGTGTGGACAAGGATCTTTCAGAGATAATTGCTGCAGTTATGAAGACTGTAAAATGA
- the IDNK gene encoding probable gluconokinase isoform X3, which translates to MKMGKGIPLNDQDRIPWLCNLHDILLSASSPPFVNRDVASGQHVVLACSALKKVYRDILIRGEAGAPQKRDEPGEEGALAEVKLLVVYLAGSFEVISGRLRKRKGHFMPPELLQSQFDTLEPPSAPENFIQISVDKDLSEIIAAVMKTVK; encoded by the exons gaCAGAATTCCATGGCTTTGCAACTTGCATGACATTTTACTAAG CGCTTCCTCACCCCCCTTTGTTAACAGAGATGTAGCCTCTGGACAGCATGTGGTTCTAGCCTGCTCGGCTCTGAAGAAAGTGTACAGAGACATCTTAATACGAGGGGAAGCTGGTGCGCCTCAGAAGCGTGACGAGCCCGGGGAGGAAGGAGCACTGGCCGAGGTGAAGCTCCTTGTGGTCTATCTGGCTGGGTCATTTGAGGTCATCTCTGGACGCTTACGcaaaagaaaaggacatttcATGCCCCCTGAGTTACTGCAATCCCAGTTCGATACTTTAGAGCCCCCATCAGCTCCAGAAAATTTCATCCAAATCAGTGTGGACAAGGATCTTTCAGAGATAATTGCTGCAGTTATGAAGACTGTAAAATGA